The genomic segment AGATATCTATCTTTCCTTCTTTGAGGGTGACTATTGCCTTCTTCCAATCCTTAGTTCTCCCAGTAGTCCTCTTCCCCCAAAACATTGTCCTGGGCTTACCCTTCATATTTATCGTGTGTACCTTTTCCACCTTTACCCTAAAGAGCCTCTCCACCGCGCTCTTTATCTCGGGCTTATTGGCGTCCTTCGCCACTTCAAAACAGTATTTGCCCATCTTCGCCAGGCGAAGGGATTTCTCCGTTATAAGCGGTCTTATGATTACATCCCTTGGATCCCTCATTCTTCCTCTTCCTCCTTCAATCTCTCTTCAACTTTTTCCACTGCCTTCTTGGTCATCACTACATATTTAGCGGAAAGGACATCGTATGTGTTTAAGTCCTTGGCTTCAACCACGCCTACAACATAGGGCAAGTTCCGGGCAGATAGTATGACGATAGGATTTCTTTCCTCCGTAACAATCAGTGTGTTTTCCCCTTCAATTCCCAACGTACGGAGAATCTCCTCCATCCTCTTCGTCTTTGGTTCTTCAATTTTCAGCTCTTCCACAACCTTTATCTCCCCATCGGCTAACTTCGCCGACAAAGCAGAGCGAAGAGCATTTCGTCTTTCCTCCTTAGAAAGATAGAATGAATAATCTCTTGGGTGAGGTCCGAAAACAACACCGCCACCTACCCACTGGGGAGCCCTGATTGATCCCTGTCTCGCTCTTCCCGTTCCCTTCTGCCTCCAAGGTTTCCTACCTCCACCTCTTACCTCTCCTCTCGTCTTTGTGGAGTGGGTGCCTTGTCTTTGATTTGCAAGATAGGACAAGACAGCCTGATGCATGAGGGTATGGTTAGGCTCCACACCAAATACTTCCTCTCTCAGTTGGAGCTCACCTACAACTTCTCCTTTTTGATTTAGAAGTTCCACCGTAGGCATCGTTTAATCACCTTTCCCTGCTGGCACGAGTTTCTGAGATTTTATCGCCTGACGAATCAATAGCAAGCTTCCTCTGCGCCCTGGCACCCCTCCCTTTATGAGGAGGAGATTCTTTTCAGGGTCGACATCAACGACCTCCAAATTTTGCACGGTTACCCTTTCCGCTCCCATATGTCCGGGCATCCTCTTCCCCTTTATAATCCTTTGCGGTTGCTGAGGTCCCGCGGAAGCAGGTCTCCTGTGAGACATTGAGCCGTGCGTAGCTGGACCTCCGCTAAAGCCCCACCTCTTCATAACACCTGCGAACCCCTTTCCCTTGGAAATGCCCACAACATCCACTTTCTCCCCAGGGCTAAAGATATCTACTTTTATCTCGCTACCCACATCAAGGTCATCAAATCTCCCTCTGATCTCTCGCAGGAACCTCATGGGAGGGACTTTAGCCTTCTCAAAATGACCCAGCAACGGTTTGTTTAATTTTTCCTTTTTAACCTCCTCAAATCCTATCTGTATAGCTTCGTAGCCGTCTCTTTCAACGGTCTTCTTCTGAACAACGACACAGGGACCTGCCTGCACAACCGTTACAGGCACCATTTCGCCATCCTTCGTGAAATACGAAATCATTCCTATTTTCTTTCCTAATATCGCCTTCATCTCACTCACCTAAAGGGTAATCTCTATATCAACGCCACTTGGCAACTCCAACTGCATCAAAGCGTCAACAATCTTCGGTGAAGGCTCTATTATATCAATG from the bacterium genome contains:
- the rplW gene encoding 50S ribosomal protein L23, with amino-acid sequence MRDPRDVIIRPLITEKSLRLAKMGKYCFEVAKDANKPEIKSAVERLFRVKVEKVHTINMKGKPRTMFWGKRTTGRTKDWKKAIVTLKEGKIDIFEGL
- the rplD gene encoding 50S ribosomal protein L4 yields the protein MPTVELLNQKGEVVGELQLREEVFGVEPNHTLMHQAVLSYLANQRQGTHSTKTRGEVRGGGRKPWRQKGTGRARQGSIRAPQWVGGGVVFGPHPRDYSFYLSKEERRNALRSALSAKLADGEIKVVEELKIEEPKTKRMEEILRTLGIEGENTLIVTEERNPIVILSARNLPYVVGVVEAKDLNTYDVLSAKYVVMTKKAVEKVEERLKEEEEE
- the rplC gene encoding 50S ribosomal protein L3; the protein is MKAILGKKIGMISYFTKDGEMVPVTVVQAGPCVVVQKKTVERDGYEAIQIGFEEVKKEKLNKPLLGHFEKAKVPPMRFLREIRGRFDDLDVGSEIKVDIFSPGEKVDVVGISKGKGFAGVMKRWGFSGGPATHGSMSHRRPASAGPQQPQRIIKGKRMPGHMGAERVTVQNLEVVDVDPEKNLLLIKGGVPGRRGSLLLIRQAIKSQKLVPAGKGD